In Paenibacillus sp. BIC5C1, a genomic segment contains:
- a CDS encoding sensor histidine kinase produces the protein MKRPWKAREKRLLQTSLTLDFLLFNFFLLLLVAIVYIIINLDVVDFRISDQVVDPDLNVEAHVYVTELENGWLSGSSNEANNTEIQRLKDSGGWIEVLDADRRVIRYIGDKQDTFTQYSEAELYAGLENRNEQPYYYSISPLSTEGAAKYVLLKIPRDLVSVRINDNQLITNLKHPLSFYIMIGIGLVLLLIFVYSYWVARRIKKPLSILSLGLTQMIQGNYSTRMSITAEREFVQIGETFNYMADVIENTSAEKRYAEESKQRLIVDLSHDLKTPITSIQGYAQALVEGRGEDKDRQQRYLGYIYNKSVQVARMIQNMLELLKVDSPDFRMHIQQREIGEFVREIMADTYGEIEQNHFGLHVLVPDEEIYARYDPELLSRVIQNLITNALSYNPRGTELRVELIPLDNHVVIEVADTGVGIPQELWATIFDPFVRGDEARTGTGGTGLGLAIARRNTEKMGGRLTLSRRGRETTVFTIQIPK, from the coding sequence TTGAAGCGCCCATGGAAAGCTAGAGAAAAGAGACTATTGCAAACGTCCCTGACACTGGACTTTTTGCTGTTTAACTTCTTTTTGTTGTTACTGGTAGCCATTGTGTACATTATCATTAATCTGGATGTGGTCGATTTCCGCATTTCGGATCAGGTGGTTGATCCTGATCTGAATGTGGAGGCACATGTGTATGTGACAGAACTGGAGAACGGATGGTTGTCCGGTAGTTCCAATGAGGCCAACAATACCGAGATTCAGCGTCTCAAGGATAGCGGAGGATGGATTGAAGTGCTGGATGCGGATCGGAGGGTCATTCGTTATATCGGGGACAAGCAGGATACGTTCACTCAATACAGTGAAGCTGAGCTATATGCTGGACTCGAAAACCGAAACGAACAGCCGTATTACTACTCCATTAGTCCACTTTCAACTGAGGGAGCTGCAAAGTACGTTTTGCTGAAGATTCCGCGTGACTTGGTCAGTGTACGTATTAATGATAATCAGCTGATTACCAATTTGAAGCATCCGTTATCGTTCTACATTATGATCGGGATCGGGTTGGTCTTGCTGCTGATATTTGTATACAGCTATTGGGTCGCCCGGCGAATCAAAAAGCCGCTAAGTATTCTCTCTCTAGGTCTTACCCAGATGATCCAGGGGAATTATAGTACGCGCATGTCCATTACGGCAGAGAGGGAATTTGTCCAGATTGGAGAAACATTCAATTATATGGCTGACGTCATTGAGAATACATCTGCGGAGAAACGTTATGCCGAAGAGAGCAAGCAGCGACTGATTGTGGACCTGTCACATGATCTCAAGACCCCGATCACGAGTATTCAAGGATACGCCCAGGCTTTGGTGGAAGGGCGGGGGGAAGATAAGGACAGGCAGCAGCGATATCTGGGATATATCTACAACAAGTCTGTTCAGGTCGCACGCATGATTCAGAATATGCTGGAATTGCTCAAAGTGGATTCACCTGACTTCCGTATGCATATCCAACAGCGGGAAATCGGCGAGTTTGTACGTGAGATTATGGCTGATACGTATGGTGAGATTGAGCAGAACCATTTTGGCTTGCATGTGCTAGTCCCAGATGAAGAGATCTATGCAAGGTATGATCCGGAGCTGTTGTCCAGAGTGATTCAGAACCTGATTACAAATGCCTTGTCCTACAACCCTCGGGGGACGGAGCTGCGTGTGGAGTTAATCCCACTGGACAACCATGTGGTTATTGAGGTCGCTGATACCGGTGTGGGTATCCCTCAGGAGTTATGGGCAACCATCTTTGATCCCTTTGTACGCGGGGATGAGGCTCGTACGGGAACCGGGGGTACCGGGCTTGGACTGGCCATTGCACGGCGGAACACCGAGAAAATGGGTGGACGATTAACACTTTCCCGACGTGGAAGGGAGACGACGGTGTTCACTATACAGATTCCGAAATAA
- a CDS encoding response regulator transcription factor yields the protein MRYTLLIADDEPEIVELLQLYLEKDYNIVTAVNGVEALECIRSTQIDLVILDIMMPVMDGLQLIKQIRSTHHMPVLFLSAKSQDHDKILGLGLGADDYISKPFNPLEIVARVEALLRRVNQFDAPDMPAAKELNLVLGELRLDRSQCILFRSGKPVTLTSTEYKIVELLLEQPGRVFTRKKIYEAVWGDYYAHEDSTIMVHISNIREKIERDSRQPEYLKTIRGLGYKIEAPMES from the coding sequence ATGAGATACACACTATTAATTGCAGACGACGAACCTGAAATTGTGGAACTGCTTCAGCTGTACCTCGAGAAGGACTACAACATTGTGACGGCCGTTAATGGAGTAGAAGCGCTAGAGTGTATCCGTTCAACTCAGATTGATCTGGTCATACTGGATATTATGATGCCCGTGATGGATGGACTCCAGTTGATCAAACAAATCAGGTCCACACATCATATGCCTGTTCTTTTCTTGTCGGCCAAGAGCCAGGATCATGACAAAATCCTTGGACTCGGATTGGGTGCCGACGACTATATCTCCAAACCTTTCAATCCTTTGGAAATTGTCGCCAGAGTGGAAGCTTTGCTCAGAAGAGTCAATCAATTTGATGCACCTGACATGCCTGCTGCCAAAGAGCTGAATCTTGTGCTGGGTGAGCTCAGGCTTGATCGATCCCAATGTATCCTTTTTCGTTCGGGTAAACCTGTGACATTGACCTCTACAGAGTACAAAATCGTGGAGCTTCTGCTTGAGCAGCCAGGCCGTGTCTTCACCCGTAAAAAAATATACGAAGCCGTCTGGGGAGATTATTACGCTCACGAGGACAGCACGATAATGGTACATATCAGTAACATTCGGGAGAAGATCGAGCGCGACTCCAGACAACCGGAATATTTAAAAACGATAAGGGGACTGGGATACAAAATTGAAGCGCCCATGGAAAGCTAG
- a CDS encoding Asp23/Gls24 family envelope stress response protein, which produces MSEIIPQPYTEPEYIEPQSVQMGAIHISNDVVSKIVGMAAQTTEGISSMSVGLTEGIAKSISGKSLQKGIDVVIKDDQASIQLRINVQFGRKMHEVCQELQHNVQQAVEQLTGIMVNEIKVQVVGVTMQEQA; this is translated from the coding sequence ATGTCTGAAATCATCCCACAACCATACACTGAACCTGAGTATATTGAGCCACAATCTGTTCAAATGGGCGCCATTCATATTTCCAACGATGTAGTATCCAAAATAGTTGGCATGGCCGCCCAGACTACAGAGGGAATATCCTCCATGTCTGTTGGTCTTACCGAAGGAATCGCCAAGAGCATCAGCGGAAAGAGCTTGCAAAAAGGGATTGACGTTGTGATCAAAGATGACCAGGCATCTATCCAACTGCGAATCAATGTTCAATTTGGCAGAAAGATGCACGAAGTCTGTCAGGAACTTCAACATAATGTGCAGCAAGCAGTGGAGCAATTAACAGGCATTATGGTGAATGAAATTAAAGTTCAAGTGGTAGGCGTGACCATGCAGGAGCAGGCTTAA
- a CDS encoding AI-2E family transporter — translation MFKVNSFVRFSIALALILINIYLLSRVSFIFQPLVTMLTVITVPMMLSVFFYYLLRPLVNYMEKKKLNRTLSILLIYLVFGILFALFIIGLWPSLREQLINLVENAPNLINSLSLQLKELEQNGVITAMFPEGSTPFSQITDYINKGFTFVTNYVSGFFSLISSFAIVLFTFPIILFYMLKQGEKFGRKLVHIAPKRFQKDSRDVVLEIDQALSGFIVGRVLVNLALGVLMYIGFLIIGLPYALLLTVIAVIMNFVPFIGAILSSVPIVIMGLVVSPSVAIWSLIIILVAQQIQDNLVAPYVFGKKLDIHPLTTIILVLGAGDLGGIIAILIIIPVYMIVKIILVRIYQLFFKDKWQNA, via the coding sequence TTGTTCAAAGTAAATTCGTTTGTACGTTTCAGTATTGCACTGGCACTGATACTGATTAATATCTATCTGTTATCACGCGTCAGCTTTATTTTCCAACCGCTTGTTACCATGCTTACGGTTATTACCGTGCCGATGATGCTGTCCGTATTCTTTTATTATCTGCTGCGGCCGCTCGTCAATTACATGGAGAAAAAGAAGCTGAATCGCACACTTAGCATTCTGCTAATCTATCTGGTGTTTGGGATACTGTTCGCCCTGTTTATTATAGGGTTATGGCCTTCACTACGCGAGCAGTTGATCAATCTGGTAGAAAACGCACCAAATTTAATCAATTCACTGAGTTTGCAGCTTAAAGAGCTGGAACAGAACGGCGTCATTACGGCTATGTTCCCGGAAGGATCGACCCCGTTTTCGCAGATTACGGATTACATTAACAAAGGCTTTACCTTTGTAACGAACTATGTGAGTGGATTCTTCTCACTTATCTCAAGCTTTGCGATTGTTCTGTTCACTTTCCCGATCATTTTGTTCTACATGTTGAAGCAGGGAGAGAAATTCGGCCGTAAGCTGGTGCACATTGCACCAAAACGCTTCCAAAAAGACAGTCGTGACGTGGTACTTGAGATCGATCAGGCGTTAAGCGGTTTTATTGTGGGACGAGTTCTCGTGAATCTGGCACTGGGTGTGCTGATGTATATCGGTTTCCTGATCATCGGTCTCCCGTATGCACTGCTGTTAACCGTAATTGCGGTTATTATGAACTTTGTTCCGTTTATCGGGGCAATCCTTTCCTCCGTTCCTATTGTCATTATGGGACTGGTGGTATCCCCATCGGTTGCGATCTGGTCACTCATTATTATTCTGGTAGCTCAGCAAATTCAGGATAATCTGGTTGCACCGTATGTATTCGGCAAAAAACTCGACATTCATCCGCTTACCACCATTATATTGGTGCTGGGTGCAGGGGACCTGGGCGGCATAATTGCCATTCTGATCATCATCCCTGTCTACATGATCGTAAAAATTATTTTGGTTCGAATCTATCAGCTATTCTTCAAGGACAAATGGCAGAATGCTTAA